In the genome of Gemmatimonadales bacterium, the window GCGGCTCTTCGGCGACGAGCGAGGGCAGGGCAGCGCGGGCGATACGTTGCCGAACCGCGGCCGCTCGCTGCTCGGGCCGGCGCTCACCGCGGCGGCGGCGGCGGGCCGGCCGGTCGTCGTGGTCTCCGACGGCGAGATCGGCGATGCGGCCGAGCTTCCGCCGGACCTCCTGGCCGGTGCGGCCATCCGACTCTTTCCGCGCGCGCCCGCCTCCGACGTCGCCATCACCGCACTTACCGGCCCGGCGCGCGTCACCCGCGGCGACTCGCTCACGCTCGAGGCGGAGGTGCGCGGGAGCGGCGATGCGGTGCCGGAGAGCGTCACGGTGGCGGTGCACGCGGGTGACGCCCGCCTCGCGCGGCGCACGGTGCCGCTCGGCGCCGCGCGGGAGGCGCGGGTGGAGCTTCGCGTCGGCACCGCGGCGCTCGCGCCCGGCGATCATCTGCTCCGCGTCGCACTTGCCGGCCACCGCGATGCCGAGCCCCGCACCGACAGTCGTCTTCATCTCGTCACCGTCGTCGCCACGCCGGGCATCGTGCTCCTTGCCGGATCCGCGGACTGGGACACCCGCTTTCTGTATCGCGCGCTCAAGGACGTGGCGCAACTGCCGCTGCGCGGGTTCGAGCGGCTGGAGCGGAACCGCTGGCGCGCGATGGAATCGCTCGCCCCGGCGGCCGAGGACGCGGTGCGCCGCGCCGCACGCGGAGCCGATCTCCTGATTCTCAAGGGCGGCGTCGGTGCGTTCGCGGCGGGAAGCCGCGCGCGAGGCATCTGGCGCTGGCCGAGCGGTGAGACCGGCACCCCGCCGGTACCGGGCGACTGGTATCTCGCGGCGTCTGCCGCATCGCCGCTGGCCGACGCATTCGCGGGTGTGCCGCTCGATTCATTTCCGCCGGCAATTCAGATCGCGCCCGCGCGTTCGCCCGATCCGGACTGGGTGGCGCTCACCGGACAGATGGGACGCAGGGGCCCGCGCGTGCCGGCGGTATTCGGCCGATCGGCCGGGCGCATCCGCGAAGTCGACGTGCGCGCCGATGGGCTCTGGCGCTGGGCATTTCGCGGCGGGTCGAGTGAAGAGAGTTATCGCGCGTGGGTTTCGGCCACGGTGAGCTGGCTCCTCGCGGGCGCCGACAGCGCGCGCGGCGTGGCGCGGCCGGTGCGCGCGGTGGTGGCGAACGGCCGTCCCATGGTCTTCGAGTGGACCGGCGCCGGCGCGCCGCAGCCGACGGCGATCACGTGGACCAACGATCGCGCGTCGCCGGGCGAGCCGGTGCGCGCCACGCTCCCGCGCGCCACGCCGCGCGCCGATACGCTGCGCTTCGATGGCTTCGGCCACGCCTCCGTCCGGCTTCCGGTGGGCGAATACCGCTACCAGCTCGCGGCCGGCGGCAGCGGCATGGCGGCCGTGGAGGCGTATTCCGCCGAGCTCTTGCCCGGCGCCGTGACGCTCACACCGCATGGTGCACGGCGACTCGCGGAAGCCTCCCGCCGTTCCGCACGGGACTGGCCGTGGCTCTTTGCGCTCTGTATCGTGGGCCTGGCGGGCGAGTGGCTCGCGCGGCGGCGGATGGGGCTCAGGTAGGGCGGTCAAACCTTCCAACGGGAGAACCCGATGCGCGCGATCGCCGGCCTGGGCGCGGCACTCGCAATCCTCTCCGGCGCGGCACCGGCGCCAAGTCATCCGCGGCCGCCGTACCACCTGCTGCGTCGGGTCGTGCTGGGCGGCGAGGGATGGTGGGACTACGTCACGATGGACCCCGTGCGGCGCCGGCTCTTCATCGCACACGCCACGCAGGTGCTCGTCGTGGACGCGGACCGCGGTACGGTCATCGGCCGGATCCCGGATACGCCGGGCGTGCACGGCACGGCGCTCGCGCAGGCGCTCGGTCGAGGATTCATCAGCGACGGCGCGGATTCCACCGTCACCATCTTCAACCTGCGCACCCTCCGTGTGCTGAGTCGCGTCCGCGTGACCGGCCGCAATCCGGACGCGATCGTCTACGAGCCGGTGACGCGCCGGGTCTTCACCATGAACGGCGGCAGCGACAACGCGACGGCCATCGACGCCGCGACCGGCGCCGTGGTCGGAACGATCGCCCTCGGCGGCCGGCCGGAGTTCGCGGTGGCGGACGGCCGCGGCCGCGTGTACGTAAATCTGGAAGACCGGAGCGAGCTCACGTCGTTCGACGCGCGCACGCTCGCGGCGGCCGCGCCGTGGTCCCTGGCGCCCTGCGAGGAGCCGAGCGGGCTTGCGATCGACACGGCGCGGCGCCGGCTGTTCAGCGGCTGCGCCAATCAACTGATGGCGGTGACCGATGCGGACCAGGGCCGCGTGCTCGACACGGTGCCGATCGGTGCGCACGTCGACGCCAACGCCTTCGACGCGGCCACCGGGCTCGCCTTCAGCTCCAACGGCGACGGCACGCTCACCGTCGTCGACGCGCGGGGCCCGCACCCCCGCGTGGCGCAGACCGTGACCACCGCGCGCGGCGCGCGCACCATGGCGCTCGATCCGCGCACCCACCGGGTTTATCTCGTCACGGCGGCATTTGGGCCGCCGCCGGCCCCGACGCCCGAGCACCCGCATCCCCGACCCAGCGTGGTGCCGGGGACGTTCGAGTTGCTCGTCGTCGGCCGCTAGCGACCGCTACTTCCGCGTCGACAGAAACGCCACCAGCGCCTGCACTTCGTCTGGTGTCAGGCTCCGCGCGTACGCCGGCATGTTCGGCCCGCCGTTCGTGATCTGCAGGGCGATGCCCTGCGACGTGAGCCGGCTCGCGACGTTCGAGAGGTCGGGCCCGCGCTCTCCCCCGTGGCCGGCAATCTGGTGACAAAACTCGCAGCCCTTCGAGTGAAAGAGCCGCGCGCCTTCCACCACCGCCGCCGACGTGTCGTGCACCACCTCGGCCGGCAGCGGCGTGGCCGCGAAATCCGGCGACCATTTGGCCTGCGCGCCGGCGATCCAGAAGCTCACGATCACCGTCACAATCGCGATCACGAGCAGCGGTGCCCATGGCCGGCGCCGCACGCTGCGCTCGCCGGTGTTGGAGAGTGGCACCAGCAGCAGGATCGCGCCGAACACGAGGGGCGCCACCACGATGATGAACGTCTCGAGGCTCGTGGGCGTGAGCGCGAGCACCGCGAAGTACCAGAGGAAATACCAGTCGGGCCGTGGATAGGCCTGCAAGATGCTCGGGTCGGGCGGCCGGCCGAGCTCCGGCGGGCCCACGATCACGGCGAGGATCGCGATGACCGCGACCACCGCCGCGCCAAACACGGCGTCGCGCCACGCTGCGTCGGGCCAGAACGGCACGCCCTCGCTGCGGAGCATCGCGTCGTAGCGCGCGCGGTAGGTGGCCTCCTCGACGGGCTGGCCGAGGCGCGGCCGCTCCGAGATGCCGTGCCGGAGCACCAGGAGCAGGTGCAGCCCGATGAGCAGGAAGACGAGCGCCGGGATGAAGAAGACGTGAAAGGCAAAGAAGCGGCTCAACGTGGCGCCGCCCACGGTGTCGCCCGCGAGGACGAAGCGCGCGAGGTCGGTGCCGATCACGGGCACCTTGCCCGCCTGCGCCGCGGCCACGATCACCGACCAGACCGCGGTCTGGTCCCAGCGCAGCAACTGGCCGGTGAACGCCAGCGCGATCGTGAGCAGCAGGAGCACCGCGCCCGAGAGCCAGTTGAGCTCGCGGGGATACTTGTACGCCGCCATCAGGTAGGTGCGGGCCACGTGGATGCCGATGAGCAGCATCATGGCCGACGCGCCGAAGTAATGCATGCCGCGCAGGAAGCGCCCCATCAGCGCCTGCTCGCTGATGAAGCGGAGGCTTTCGTACGCCTGCCCGCTGGCGGGGACGTACGCGGTGGCGAGCGCGATACCGGTGACCACCTGGAGCAGGAATGCGATGAGCGTGGCGCTCCCGAAGACGTACCACCAGCCGGTGCGCGGCGGCACCGGATGCTCGAGCGCGTGCCGGGTCCAGGTGACCAGGCCGGTGCGATCGTCGAGCCACGCAAGGAGCCGACTCATCGTGCCGGCCTCACGCGAACGGTATCGGGCTCGTGAGGATCTCCACCCGCCCGCTCCGCACGCGCACCGGGTATTCACCCAGGGGGCGGGGAGGCGGACCGGCGGCCACGGTGCCGTCGGCGTTGTACACGCCGCCGTGGCACGGACAGAGGAAGAGCCGCGCGTCGGCGATCCATTGGACCGGGCAGCCGAGGTGGGTGCAGTTGACGGAAAACGCGGTGAAGCCACCGTCTTCGGTGCGCCGGAGCCATGCCGCGGTGCGCGCCGTGACCCCCGACCAGGGGAGCGGCGACGCGTCCTGGAAGGTTACGGACACGGTCTCTCCGACGGCGAACCGGTCCACCGGACCGACCGCGCGCCACTCCCTCGGCACCCGGCGCACGAGCGGCGCCACGAGAAAGCCGATGAAAGGCACGCCGACGATCACCGCGGCCGCGGCCGAAACCGCGGTCGAGAGCCGGGAGAAAAAGCGGCGCCGCGGAAGCATCTCGGCGCCGTTCGTCGGGGTGGAGGGCGGCGCGGGAGGCGCGGGGTCGGGCGAAGCGTCGGAACCGGCAGCGTCCATGCGAGGCTCGCGTTGATGGTGGCGATCTGACGGACGGCCGATCCGGCGCGCGTGCGGCGGCGGGTCGGCCGTTCGGTGCGGGCAACTTAGCGCGAGCCCGGGACGCGCGGCAAGCGCCGCGGCCCCGCTAGATTTTCGGGGAACGATCACCGGGAGACGCAGCGTGGCCGAAGGCCGGCTTGGCGAGCAGAAGCAGGGACTCTGGAAGCGGCTCAAGCGGCTCGCGTTCAGCGATGTGAACGCCGTCATCCGCGGGCTCAACGCGGCTGACATCGAGACCATGGAGCGGATTCTCATCGAGGCCGACTTCGGCGTACCCGCCACGGTCGAGCTCACCGAGGCGCTGGAGGACGAGGTCCGCAAGGGGCGGCTCAAGACCGAGGCCGATCTCCGCAACACCCTGCGCGTCCGCCTGACCGAGATGCTCGGTGCCGCGGGCGACCCTGGCGCCATCGCGCAGGCACAGTCGGACGGGAACGGCGGCGGCCCAACCGTCGTGCTCATCGTCGGCGTCAACGGTACCGGCAAGACCACGACGGCCGCCAAGCTGGCGTACCGGCTCAAGCGCCAGGGCCGGCGGGTCCTCCTCGCCGCGGCCGACACCTACCGCGCCGGCGCCATCGCACAGTTGCAGATCTGGGCCGATCGCATCGGTGTGCCGTGCGTGGCGGGCGCGCCCGGGGGCGATCCCGCGGCGGTCGCTTTCGATGCGCTCGACGCGGCCCGCTCGCGCGGCGCCGATACCGTCGTGGTCGACACCGCCGGCCGGCTGCACACGCAGGAAGGGCTCATGGAGGAGCTGCGTAAGCTGAGCCGCGTCGTGGCGCGCAAGGTGCCCGGCGCGCCGCACGAGACGCTGCTCGTGCTGGACGGCACCGTTGGCCAGAACGCGATCCAGCAGGGCCGCCTCTTCAATGAGGCGGTGAGCCCCACCGGGATCGTCGTCACCAAGCTCGACGGGAGCGCCAAGGGCGGCGCTGTGGTGGCGCTCCGGCGCGAGCTGGCGCTTCCCATTCGCTTCGTGGGCCTGGGCGAGGGGGTGGACGACCTCGAACCGTTCGACGCCGAGCGCTTTGCCGCCAATCTCGTGGGCGGCACGTGACCCGCAGGTGAGCCCGCTCCGCCTCGACACGCCGGTCACATTTCTCAAGGGCATCGGCGAGCGGCGGGCGGAGGCGCTCGCCCGGCTTGGCATCCGTACCGCGCGCGATCTCCTCTGGCACCTCCCGCACCGCTACGTCGACGCATCGACCGTGACCCCGCTCGCGCGCGCGGAAGTGGGGAGCGACGTCGCGTGCATGGGCAGAGTGGTGGCGAAGGGCGTCGTGCCCACGCGCCGCGGGCTCAGGATCTTTCACGCCGTGCTGCGCGACGACAGCGGGCTGCTCGAGTGCGTCTGGCCGGGACAGGCGTTTCTCGACCGCAGCATCGCGGTCGGACAGACGCTGCTCGTGTCGGGGCCGATGCGGTTTTACCATGGGCGACAGATGGCCCCGCGCGAATATCTGATCCTGGGTGATGGCGAGGGCCAACCCGACGCGCTCGCCGCCGGCACGGTGCTCCCGGTGTATCCCGCCACCGAAGGCCTGAGCCACAAGGTGATCCGCGGGCTCGTCGAGCGGCACCTCGATGCGCTCGTGGCGGCCTCGCGCGACGTGCTGCCCGAGCCGCTTCGGAAGAGCCTCGCGCTCCCCACACTCGGCGACGCGCTCCGGGCCGTCCACCGGCCCCGCTCGCTGGCCGACGCGGAGGCGGGGCGCCGCCGGCTGGCGTTCGACGAGCTGCTCGACCTGCAGCTCATGCTGGTGCGCGCGCGGCATCTCGCCAAGCGGCGGCGGAGCGGCGTTGCGTTCGAGGTGAAGCGCGAGCTCACGACCGCGCTTCGCCAGCATCTCCCGTGGTCTCTCACCCGGGACCAGCAGCGCGCGCTGCACGAGATCACCGCCGACATGACCGCGGCCGACCGCATGCATCGCCTGCTCATGGGCGACGTAGGGACCGGCAAGACGGTGGTGGCGCTCTTCGCCATGCTGCTCGCGCTGGAGAACGAATACCAGGCAGCGCTCATGGCGCCCACCGAGCTTCTGGCCGAGCAGCACGTGGCCACACTCGCCGCGCTGCTCGAGCCGCTCGGCATCCGCCCCGAACTGCTCGTCGGCCGGCTCCCGGCGGGCGAGAAGAGCGCGGTGCGCGAGCGACTGGCGAGCGGTGCCGCGCGGCTGGTGGTCGGCACCCATGCGTTGCTCGAGGGGACCACGCGCTTCCATCGGCTCGGCCTCGCGGTGATCGACGAGCAGCACCGGTTCGGCGTGGAGCAGCGGGGGGCGCTCATCGCGAAGGGAGCGGCGCCCGACGTGCTCCTCCTCACCGCGACGCCCATTCCGCGCTCGCTCGCGCTCACCCTCTACGGCGACCTGGACGTCTCCACCCTGCGCGAGCGCCCGCCCGGACGCGGCACCGTGCGCACCGCCATCCGGAGCGCGGCCGAGCGGGAGCGGGTGTACGCCTTCGTGGAGCGCGCCGCGGCGGAGGGGCGACAGGCGTACGTGGTGCTGCCGGTGATCGAGGAATCGGAGCGGGCGGACTTGCGCGCGGCCACCACGATGGCCGAGGCGCTCGCGGCGCGGTGGCCGGCGCTCGCGGTGGGGCTGGTGCATGGGCGGCAGAAGGGGGACGAGCGCGACGGCATCATGCGCCGCTTCCGCGCGGGCGAGCTGCACGTGCTGGTGGCGACCACGGTGATCGAGGTCGGGATCGACGTGCCCAACGCCACCATCATGCTGGTCGAGCATCCCGAGCGCTTCGGGCTCGCGCAACTGCACCAGCTTCGGGGGCGGATCGGGCGCGGGGTGGACGCGAGCTACTGCATTCTGCTGGTGGATGATCGCGTGCCTGAGCGGCTGGAGGCGTTCGCGGCGACGAACGACGGGTTCAGGATTGCGGAGCTGGATCTGGCGGAGCGGGGGATGGGGGAGCTGATCGGGGCGCGGCAGTCGGGTGATCTCGTGGTGCGGCATGCGCGCCTGCCGGCAGATGAGGATCTGCTGGGGCGGGCGCGCGAGCTGGCGGCGGAGATGATTGCGCGCGATCCTGCGCTGCAGCGGGCGGAGCATCGCGGGGTGCGGGAGCGGGCGGTGGCGCGGTATCCGCGGGCCACTGAGCTCTTTCGCGTCGGGTAGCTCTGGGCTCCGGTGTGGGGCGGGCGCCCTCTACGGGCTCCGTGTGGGGCGGGCGCGGCCCCGGGGAGCTGCCCCTACCGGCCGCTGCAGTTCGCTCGTTCGGGTGAGATCATAACGCTGGCTACCGCTCACTGACGCGTCCGGCTTTGTTGACGAGGTGCGAAGCGGCCCTTAGTCTCCACGCTCCGTGTCGAACACCCAAGCCGCGAGTCACGCGCCGATGCCGCAGGTCCTCATCAGCGAGCTCTCTCGTCATGTCGGAGAGACCGTCACCGTTCAGGGGTGGATCGCCACCACGCGCTCGAGCGGGAAGATCGCGTTTGCCGTCGTGCGCGACGGGTCGGGGCACGTGCAGGGAGTCGTCGCAAAGAAGGATGTGCCGGAGCGCGTGTGGGAGACCTTTGGCGCGCTCACGCAGGAGACGAGCGTTGCGATGACCGGGACGGTCCGCGCGGAGCCGCGCTCGCCCGGCGGGTTCGAGCTCGGCGTCAGCGATCTCGCGGTGCTCGGCACCTCGCCGGAATTTCCGATCAGCCCCAAGGAACACGGCACCCAATTTCTCTTCGAGCACCGTCACCTCTGGCTCCGGAGCCGCCGTCAGGTGGCCATCGCGCGGGTGCGGCACGAGGTGGTGCAGGGGATCCGGGACTTCTTCGACGCGCGCGGCTTCACCCTGGTCGACACGCCGATCCTCACCGGTGCCATCGGGGAGGAGGCGGGCAATCTCTTCGCCACCGAATACTTCGACCTGGGCAAGGCGTACCTGGCGCAGACGGGGCAGCTCTACGTCGAGGCCGCAGCCGCGGCGCTCGGACGGGTGTACTGCTTCGGGCCCACCTTTCGCGCCGAGAAATCGAAGACGCGGCGACACCTCACCGAGTTCTGGATGGTCGAGCCGGAGGTCGCGTTCAATGACTCGGCCGCGAACATGCGACTGCAGGAAGAGTTCGTGAGCTACCTGGTGGCGCGCGCGCTCGAGCGGCGCGTGGCCGAGCTGAAAGAGCTGGAGCGTGACACGACCATGCTCGAAACGGTGCGGGCGCCCTTCGCCCGCATCGCCTACACCGACGCCGTCGCCAAGCTCAACGCGCTCGGCAGCGATGTCGCGTGGGGCCACGACCTCGGCGCCGACGACGAAACCCTGCTCGCCGCGCAGTTCGAGCGACCGGTCTTCGTTTACAACTATCCCAAGCAGGTGAAGGCCTTCTACATGAAGGAGAACCCCGACGATCCGCGAACGGTGCTCAACAACGACTGCCTCGCGCCGGAAGGCTACGGCGAGATCATCGGCGGCTCGCAGCGCGAGGACGATTACGACAAGCTGCTCGCGCGC includes:
- a CDS encoding cytochrome b N-terminal domain-containing protein produces the protein MSRLLAWLDDRTGLVTWTRHALEHPVPPRTGWWYVFGSATLIAFLLQVVTGIALATAYVPASGQAYESLRFISEQALMGRFLRGMHYFGASAMMLLIGIHVARTYLMAAYKYPRELNWLSGAVLLLLTIALAFTGQLLRWDQTAVWSVIVAAAQAGKVPVIGTDLARFVLAGDTVGGATLSRFFAFHVFFIPALVFLLIGLHLLLVLRHGISERPRLGQPVEEATYRARYDAMLRSEGVPFWPDAAWRDAVFGAAVVAVIAILAVIVGPPELGRPPDPSILQAYPRPDWYFLWYFAVLALTPTSLETFIIVVAPLVFGAILLLVPLSNTGERSVRRRPWAPLLVIAIVTVIVSFWIAGAQAKWSPDFAATPLPAEVVHDTSAAVVEGARLFHSKGCEFCHQIAGHGGERGPDLSNVASRLTSQGIALQITNGGPNMPAYARSLTPDEVQALVAFLSTRK
- a CDS encoding Rieske (2Fe-2S) protein; this translates as MDAAGSDASPDPAPPAPPSTPTNGAEMLPRRRFFSRLSTAVSAAAAVIVGVPFIGFLVAPLVRRVPREWRAVGPVDRFAVGETVSVTFQDASPLPWSGVTARTAAWLRRTEDGGFTAFSVNCTHLGCPVQWIADARLFLCPCHGGVYNADGTVAAGPPPRPLGEYPVRVRSGRVEILTSPIPFA
- the ftsY gene encoding signal recognition particle-docking protein FtsY — encoded protein: MAEGRLGEQKQGLWKRLKRLAFSDVNAVIRGLNAADIETMERILIEADFGVPATVELTEALEDEVRKGRLKTEADLRNTLRVRLTEMLGAAGDPGAIAQAQSDGNGGGPTVVLIVGVNGTGKTTTAAKLAYRLKRQGRRVLLAAADTYRAGAIAQLQIWADRIGVPCVAGAPGGDPAAVAFDALDAARSRGADTVVVDTAGRLHTQEGLMEELRKLSRVVARKVPGAPHETLLVLDGTVGQNAIQQGRLFNEAVSPTGIVVTKLDGSAKGGAVVALRRELALPIRFVGLGEGVDDLEPFDAERFAANLVGGT
- the recG gene encoding ATP-dependent DNA helicase RecG; this encodes MSPLRLDTPVTFLKGIGERRAEALARLGIRTARDLLWHLPHRYVDASTVTPLARAEVGSDVACMGRVVAKGVVPTRRGLRIFHAVLRDDSGLLECVWPGQAFLDRSIAVGQTLLVSGPMRFYHGRQMAPREYLILGDGEGQPDALAAGTVLPVYPATEGLSHKVIRGLVERHLDALVAASRDVLPEPLRKSLALPTLGDALRAVHRPRSLADAEAGRRRLAFDELLDLQLMLVRARHLAKRRRSGVAFEVKRELTTALRQHLPWSLTRDQQRALHEITADMTAADRMHRLLMGDVGTGKTVVALFAMLLALENEYQAALMAPTELLAEQHVATLAALLEPLGIRPELLVGRLPAGEKSAVRERLASGAARLVVGTHALLEGTTRFHRLGLAVIDEQHRFGVEQRGALIAKGAAPDVLLLTATPIPRSLALTLYGDLDVSTLRERPPGRGTVRTAIRSAAERERVYAFVERAAAEGRQAYVVLPVIEESERADLRAATTMAEALAARWPALAVGLVHGRQKGDERDGIMRRFRAGELHVLVATTVIEVGIDVPNATIMLVEHPERFGLAQLHQLRGRIGRGVDASYCILLVDDRVPERLEAFAATNDGFRIAELDLAERGMGELIGARQSGDLVVRHARLPADEDLLGRARELAAEMIARDPALQRAEHRGVRERAVARYPRATELFRVG
- the asnS gene encoding asparagine--tRNA ligase; translated protein: MPQVLISELSRHVGETVTVQGWIATTRSSGKIAFAVVRDGSGHVQGVVAKKDVPERVWETFGALTQETSVAMTGTVRAEPRSPGGFELGVSDLAVLGTSPEFPISPKEHGTQFLFEHRHLWLRSRRQVAIARVRHEVVQGIRDFFDARGFTLVDTPILTGAIGEEAGNLFATEYFDLGKAYLAQTGQLYVEAAAAALGRVYCFGPTFRAEKSKTRRHLTEFWMVEPEVAFNDSAANMRLQEEFVSYLVARALERRVAELKELERDTTMLETVRAPFARIAYTDAVAKLNALGSDVAWGHDLGADDETLLAAQFERPVFVYNYPKQVKAFYMKENPDDPRTVLNNDCLAPEGYGEIIGGSQREDDYDKLLARIVEQGLDPRAYAWYLDLRKYGTFVHAGFGLGIERTVAWICGIPHIREAIAFPRQIYRLYP